From a single Sparus aurata chromosome 13, fSpaAur1.1, whole genome shotgun sequence genomic region:
- the nhp2 gene encoding H/ACA ribonucleoprotein complex subunit 2-like protein — MTKVKKEKVAADGEEAAAADGNEKTYQELIANVNPISQPLASKKLSKKLYKCVKKAAKVKNIRRGVKEVQKFINKGEKGIVVLAGDTLPIDVYCHLPVMCEDRNLPYAYIPSKVDLGSSAGSKRPTCVILIKPHQDYQEAYDECVEEVSSLPKPL, encoded by the exons ATGACGAAGGTGAAGAAAGAGAAGGTCGCTGCGGACGGGGAGGAAGCCGCAGCTGCCGACGGGAACGAGAAGACTTACCAGGAGCTGATCGCTAACGTGAATCCGATCTCTCAGCCGCTGGCCTCCAAAAAACTCAGCAAGAAACTCTACAAATGCGTCAAGAAAG CTGCCAAAGTGAAGAACATCCGCCGAGGCGTGAAAGAGGTGCAGAAGTTTATCAACAAAGGAGAGAAAGG aatTGTGGTGTTGGCTGGTGACACGCTGCCCATCGATGTGTACTGTCACCTTCCGGTCATGTGCGAGGACCGAAACCTGCCATACGCCTACATCCCCTCCAAAGTG GATCTGGGTTCGTCTGCAGGCTCTAAGAGGCCGACCTGCGTGATCCTGATCAAACCTCATCAGGACTATCAGGAGGCCTACGACGAGTGTGTGGAGGAGGTGTCCAGCCTCCCCAAACCTCTCTGA